Proteins encoded together in one Coriobacteriia bacterium window:
- a CDS encoding sortase has protein sequence MTKSRTWMTVAGALLLGLGLAGVLTVYLPDIEYGIGTLVERDPLPALAVETSAASAPGAITHAGTRVRLPRVGIDVSVGGGTARVREEVLLVGAWWHAGTPEPGRGSGNTVLAGHRVRRLFAKLAHVRPGDEVVVDWNARRYRYRVERVFTVAPEDTSILDQNGEERLTLYTCLPRAFGNKRRVVVATPVR, from the coding sequence GTGACGAAGAGCCGCACGTGGATGACCGTGGCCGGGGCACTGCTGCTCGGCCTCGGTCTCGCGGGCGTGCTAACCGTGTACCTGCCCGATATCGAGTACGGCATCGGCACGCTGGTTGAGCGTGACCCGCTGCCCGCGCTTGCGGTCGAGACGAGCGCGGCGTCGGCACCCGGCGCCATCACGCATGCAGGCACCCGCGTTCGGCTCCCGCGCGTCGGCATCGACGTGTCGGTCGGCGGCGGGACCGCGCGCGTGCGCGAGGAGGTACTGCTCGTCGGCGCTTGGTGGCACGCGGGCACCCCGGAGCCCGGACGCGGATCGGGCAACACCGTGCTCGCCGGGCACCGCGTGCGCCGTCTGTTCGCCAAGCTCGCGCACGTTCGGCCCGGTGACGAGGTGGTTGTGGATTGGAATGCGCGCCGCTACCGCTACCGCGTGGAGCGCGTCTTCACCGTGGCGCCTGAGGACACGTCGATTCTCGATCAGAACGGCGAGGAGCGCCTGACGCTCTACACGTGTCTGCCGCGGGCGTTCGGCAACAAACGCAGGGTGGTTGTCGCTACGCCCGTACGATGA
- the mgtE gene encoding magnesium transporter, translated as MIYLSQMLGKPVVDAAGSRIGTISDIAIATGEVFPRVTSLAFLGPDKTPFMLSWRKYVGEIDDDQVTLTVPAPEIRFSYLQPDEVLLHRDLLNKQIVDTQGMKVVRVNDLKLSESRNQLRLLGAEVGMRGILRGVSPVLETFVARATRLFGTELNENLIAWNYMDLLDRDLSQVKLSVTHKRLHELHPADVADILEQLSPSQRAAVFAHLDNEAAADTISELEDDLQADVIDDLSETRASSLLAEMDPDDAADIIGDLPYDKAERLLRLMGLDDASAIRGLLGYKEKTAGGIMTPEVTIVTEDMTVQEVIEHLREVAEERESIYYVYVVEGERKLAGVISLRDLLLAQPETTVAQIAETELFTADPDDDQEDVAEQMAKYDLLALPVVDERGTLLGIVTVDDALDVLEEEAEEDLALATGSSHERGNAASLGWWVVRRSSWAIIWLVVLFADQIVRTRMRDVDPFAVQPWILYGLAFATVASVLMPLLLRTGEESSSRAVAELITGSAEDERPSLGRRLLTEGGVGVVVSVIAGLIAFALLELQTGSERSAAVFGGVTALSVVLTVLFGGLLAELALRRRDADKPVSSTMLATTSMVFAAAVYTALSFAGGWLVTLG; from the coding sequence ATGATCTACCTGTCCCAGATGCTCGGGAAGCCGGTGGTCGATGCCGCCGGCAGCCGGATCGGCACCATCTCAGATATCGCGATCGCAACCGGCGAGGTCTTCCCGCGCGTGACCTCGCTTGCCTTCCTTGGTCCGGACAAGACGCCATTCATGCTCTCGTGGCGCAAGTACGTGGGCGAGATCGACGACGACCAGGTGACGCTCACCGTCCCCGCGCCCGAGATCCGCTTCAGCTACCTGCAGCCCGACGAGGTACTGCTCCATCGCGACCTGCTCAACAAGCAGATCGTCGACACCCAGGGCATGAAGGTCGTGCGCGTCAACGACCTGAAGCTCTCCGAGAGCCGCAACCAACTGAGGCTCCTGGGTGCCGAGGTCGGCATGCGCGGGATTCTGCGCGGGGTCTCCCCGGTGCTCGAGACGTTCGTGGCGCGCGCGACGCGCCTGTTCGGCACCGAACTCAACGAGAACCTCATCGCGTGGAACTACATGGATCTGCTCGACCGCGACCTGTCGCAGGTCAAGCTGTCGGTCACGCACAAGCGCCTGCACGAGCTGCACCCGGCCGATGTCGCAGACATCCTCGAGCAGCTCTCGCCCTCGCAGCGGGCGGCGGTCTTCGCGCACCTCGACAACGAGGCGGCCGCCGACACCATCTCGGAGCTGGAAGACGATCTGCAGGCAGACGTCATCGATGACCTGTCCGAGACGCGCGCATCGTCACTGCTGGCCGAGATGGACCCGGACGATGCGGCCGACATCATCGGTGACCTTCCCTACGACAAGGCGGAGCGACTCCTTCGGCTCATGGGGCTCGATGACGCGAGCGCGATCCGCGGTCTGCTCGGCTACAAGGAGAAGACGGCGGGCGGCATCATGACACCCGAGGTCACGATCGTGACCGAGGACATGACCGTCCAGGAGGTCATCGAGCACCTGCGTGAGGTCGCCGAAGAGCGCGAAAGCATCTACTACGTCTACGTGGTCGAGGGCGAGCGCAAGCTCGCGGGCGTCATCTCACTGCGCGATCTGCTGCTCGCTCAGCCCGAAACGACGGTCGCACAGATCGCAGAGACGGAGTTGTTCACGGCGGATCCCGACGACGACCAGGAAGATGTGGCCGAGCAGATGGCCAAGTACGACCTGCTCGCGCTGCCCGTCGTGGACGAGCGCGGCACGCTGCTGGGCATCGTCACCGTCGACGATGCCCTCGACGTGCTTGAGGAGGAGGCGGAGGAAGACCTCGCACTGGCGACCGGCTCATCCCACGAGCGCGGCAACGCCGCCTCGCTCGGCTGGTGGGTCGTGAGGCGCAGCTCGTGGGCGATCATCTGGTTGGTGGTCCTGTTCGCCGACCAGATCGTGCGCACACGCATGCGAGACGTTGACCCCTTCGCCGTTCAGCCATGGATTCTCTACGGGCTCGCCTTCGCCACTGTCGCCTCGGTGCTCATGCCCCTGCTGCTCCGCACCGGCGAGGAGTCTTCCTCGCGTGCGGTCGCTGAGCTCATCACCGGCTCCGCGGAGGACGAGCGGCCCTCCCTCGGGAGACGGCTGCTCACCGAAGGCGGCGTGGGGGTCGTCGTGAGCGTGATCGCCGGACTCATCGCGTTCGCTCTGCTCGAGTTGCAGACCGGTAGCGAGCGATCCGCTGCGGTATTCGGCGGCGTCACCGCTCTGTCGGTGGTGCTCACCGTGCTGTTCGGAGGACTGCTCGCCGAACTTGCCCTGAGGCGCCGCGACGCCGATAAGCCCGTCTCGTCCACCATGCTCGCTACGACCTCGATGGTGTTCGCCGCCGCCGTCTACACCGCGCTGTCGTTCGCTGGCGGCTGGCTTGTGACGCTGGGGTAG
- a CDS encoding Nramp family divalent metal transporter produces MAATSNSTRRRTGIIATLAIIGPGIITAMAGNDAGGVTTYSVAGASYGYATLWMILVMAFALAVVQEMAVRMGSVTGKGLASLIRERFGVRTTLLAMLVLLVSNTATSVAEFAGIAAALELLGVSKYLSVPACALLVWLVVVRGDFSRVEKLLLGLSAVFVLYPIAAFMAKPDWGEVIHATFVPQFVPEVGFIAIVIAAIGTTIAPWMQFFAQSNVVDKGLGVEDLPSQRLDTYVGVAAACIVAWFIIIVTGTVLYPAGIEITSAEQAAAALAPVAGQYAGLLFAVGLFGASLLAASVLPLTSAYAITEAFGWERGIDHTWSQAPAFNAIYTFVIFAGAAIVLLPNAPLITLMVLSQTLGGILLPFLLIFMVRLINDRRIMGVHVNSRLQNIFAYGTIVTVIALTVMLFGMQIGKAVGLL; encoded by the coding sequence ATGGCAGCCACGTCGAACAGCACCCGTCGTCGGACCGGCATCATAGCCACGCTGGCCATCATCGGACCGGGCATCATCACCGCGATGGCTGGCAACGACGCCGGTGGCGTCACCACCTACTCGGTGGCCGGAGCCAGCTATGGCTACGCGACGCTGTGGATGATCCTCGTCATGGCGTTTGCGCTGGCCGTCGTGCAAGAGATGGCGGTGCGCATGGGCTCGGTCACGGGCAAGGGCCTGGCCTCGCTCATCCGCGAACGCTTCGGCGTGCGCACGACGCTGCTGGCCATGCTCGTACTCCTCGTCAGCAACACCGCGACGAGTGTGGCCGAGTTCGCCGGTATCGCTGCGGCCCTTGAACTCCTCGGCGTCTCGAAGTACCTCTCCGTGCCCGCGTGCGCGCTCCTGGTGTGGCTGGTCGTCGTTCGCGGGGACTTCTCGCGCGTCGAGAAGCTGTTGCTGGGCCTGTCGGCGGTGTTCGTGCTCTACCCGATCGCCGCGTTCATGGCCAAGCCTGACTGGGGCGAGGTCATTCACGCCACCTTCGTCCCGCAGTTCGTGCCGGAGGTGGGCTTCATCGCCATCGTCATCGCCGCAATCGGCACGACGATCGCGCCGTGGATGCAGTTCTTCGCTCAGAGCAACGTCGTGGACAAGGGGTTGGGCGTGGAGGACCTCCCGTCGCAACGGCTCGACACCTACGTCGGGGTCGCCGCCGCGTGCATCGTCGCGTGGTTCATCATCATCGTGACCGGAACGGTGCTCTACCCGGCGGGCATCGAGATCACCTCAGCCGAACAGGCGGCAGCGGCACTGGCGCCCGTCGCCGGTCAGTACGCCGGTCTCCTCTTCGCCGTCGGGCTCTTCGGCGCCTCCTTGCTGGCCGCGAGCGTGTTGCCGCTCACCTCGGCCTACGCGATCACCGAGGCGTTCGGGTGGGAGCGCGGCATCGACCACACGTGGTCACAAGCGCCCGCGTTCAACGCCATCTACACGTTCGTCATCTTCGCCGGCGCCGCTATCGTCCTGCTGCCGAATGCCCCGCTCATCACCCTTATGGTGCTCTCGCAGACCCTCGGAGGCATCCTGCTGCCGTTCCTGCTCATCTTCATGGTTCGGCTCATCAACGATCGGCGAATCATGGGTGTTCACGTCAACTCCCGCCTCCAGAACATCTTCGCCTACGGGACTATCGTCACCGTTATCGCGCTTACGGTTATGCTCTTCGGTATGCAGATTGGAAAGGCGGTAGGCCTGCTGTGA
- a CDS encoding 5-formyltetrahydrofolate cyclo-ligase, with amino-acid sequence MSNDPRETAPHAADDVESAKHSARMRAREARCALDAAVCRAATGAAAERLVALPAFATARLVLAYGASVEEIDPAPAVTLLRQRGIAIAYPRVEAPGELGLHLIARPADLVAGMFGIREPAADAPRVSPAAVDAVIVPGVAFDEGCWRLGYGGGYYDRLLALLRPECARVGLAYDEQLLPEIPSADHDVRLDAVVTPTRVIVRA; translated from the coding sequence GTGAGCAACGATCCGCGAGAAACGGCACCGCATGCGGCCGATGACGTCGAATCCGCCAAGCATTCCGCACGTATGCGGGCGCGTGAGGCCCGTTGCGCTCTCGACGCTGCGGTGTGTCGCGCGGCGACCGGGGCCGCGGCCGAGCGCCTCGTCGCGCTGCCGGCGTTCGCGACCGCACGCCTCGTGCTCGCGTACGGCGCGTCGGTCGAGGAGATCGACCCCGCGCCAGCCGTGACGCTCCTGCGACAGCGCGGCATCGCGATCGCTTACCCCCGCGTCGAAGCCCCGGGCGAGCTGGGGCTGCACCTCATCGCACGACCCGCGGACCTCGTCGCCGGCATGTTCGGCATCCGTGAGCCGGCGGCCGACGCGCCTCGCGTGTCGCCCGCGGCCGTCGACGCCGTGATCGTGCCGGGCGTCGCATTCGACGAGGGGTGCTGGCGGCTGGGCTACGGGGGCGGCTACTACGACCGCCTGCTCGCGCTACTGCGGCCGGAGTGCGCACGAGTCGGACTCGCCTACGACGAGCAGTTGCTGCCCGAAATCCCGTCCGCGGACCACGACGTGCGTCTCGACGCGGTGGTCACGCCGACGCGGGTCATCGTACGGGCGTAG